The following coding sequences are from one Sporomusaceae bacterium window:
- a CDS encoding biotin/lipoyl-containing protein: MEKFLITVNGQTYEVDVEKVGGSAAPSAAPAAAPKAAPVAAPAAAPAPKAAPAPAAAPVAAGARTVNAPMPGKIMSVNVKAGDAVKSGDVLLILEAMKMQNEIMAPADGKVADVRVSAGQSVATGDVMVVLG; the protein is encoded by the coding sequence AATGGTCAAACTTACGAAGTCGACGTTGAGAAGGTCGGCGGCTCGGCCGCTCCCAGCGCTGCGCCCGCTGCCGCTCCCAAGGCGGCGCCCGTAGCCGCTCCCGCCGCTGCGCCCGCTCCCAAAGCCGCGCCTGCTCCTGCTGCCGCGCCCGTTGCCGCCGGTGCCAGGACCGTCAACGCCCCCATGCCCGGCAAGATCATGTCCGTTAACGTCAAAGCCGGCGATGCCGTCAAGAGCGGCGATGTCCTGCTCATTCTCGAAGCTATGAAAATGCAGAACGAAATCATGGCTCCCGCCGACGGCAAAGTCGCCGATGTGCGCGTTTCCGCCGGCCAGAGCGTCGCTACCGGCGATGTGATGGTCGTTCTCGGCTGA